In Zingiber officinale cultivar Zhangliang chromosome 6A, Zo_v1.1, whole genome shotgun sequence, a single genomic region encodes these proteins:
- the LOC121994022 gene encoding uncharacterized protein LOC121994022, with product MRFVDSSVSLLATCGSDTVKLFDVTVDADNPCTLIYTPSPGSQINSVKWNHTNLVVASAGDDKDISLWNKNGQSMGSFPSHGSDLADDIEESKTQLLIWCHAKNIHSCYVGYNNSAKCILRWTPSHFSNCCQCLGQCHSCFYFLIGNCTEDGKAQLEDCKREGQACRGHLLHHWCPDLHILERSFCWGPLLLHL from the exons ATGCGGTTCGTGGATTCATCAGTTTCGCTTCTCGCCACTTGCGGCAGCGACACCGTCAAGCTCTTCGACGTCACGGTGGATGCCGACAATCCCTGCACCCTCATCTACACGCCTTCCCCCGGATCTCAAATCAACTCCGTCAAGTGGAACCACACCA ACCTAGTGGTTGCTAGTGCTGGTGACGATAAAGACATATCACTTTGGAATAAAAATGGCCAAAGTATGGGATCCTTTCCTTCTCACGGCAGCGACCTTGCTGATGACATTGAG GAATCGAAGACCCAGCTTCTCATTTGGTGTCATGCTAAAAATATTCATTCTTGCTATGTTGGGTATAACAATTCAGCAAAATGTATACTACGTTGGACTCCATCTCATTTCTCCAACTGTTGCCAGTGCCTTGGGCAATGTCATTCCTGCTTTTACTTTCTTATTGGCAATTGTACTGAG GATGGAAAAGCTCAACTTGAAGACTGTAAGAGGGAGGGCCAAGCTTGCAGGGGCCATCTTCTACATCACTGGTGCCCTGATCTTCACATTTTGGAAAGGTCATTTTGTTGGGGGCCTTTGTTACTTCACCTATGA
- the LOC121994870 gene encoding probable protein S-acyltransferase 22, protein MVFALLLLILQWAVGMLVLILCFVERRRFSAEIVSKLGSSFSLAPFIIVVAVCTLLAMVATLPVAQLFFFHILLIKKGISTYDYIIALRSKIRSRSNLLLVGSKVRKCPK, encoded by the exons aTGGTGTTTGCTCTTCTCTTG CTTATTCTGCAGTGGGCTGTTGGGATGCTTGTGCTGATACTGTGTTTTGTTGAGAGAAGGAGATTTTCTGCTGAAATTGTTTCAAAGCTGGGTAGTAGCTTTTCCTTGGCACCCTTTATCATTGTGGTG GCTGTGTGCACTTTATTAGCCATGGTTGCTACTCTTCCAGTTGCACAACTTTTCTTCTTccatattcttttaataaaaaag GGAATCAGCACCTATGATTACATTATTGCTTTGAGGAGCAAGATCAGGAGCAGGAGCAACTTGCTGTTGGTGGGCAGCAAAGTCCGCAAATGTCCCAAGTGA